The following are from one region of the Rosistilla carotiformis genome:
- a CDS encoding phosphorylase family protein translates to MQILPGSSQSDLESQIEAACALMERHYASGVYSKITVVRSWSKHNPTISGSIARPSAFRWYLRRELTKLAARGAHLHVAPSRARVDLNAPKLLQLIDESDFDHTRKKVFLFGPERAELSIQRLEHYTGTQVEDFQRYVLLTNYQMHMNAFIEAYPDCIRPQRPDVQMPALHQRTLNNDGFTIINIGVGPSNAKNLTDHIAVLRPDAMLMVGHCAGVRNHQEIGDFVLGSGYMRADRLLDQTLPTSVPLTPNFVLNRNLARVLGERQLPYRFGVVYTTIDRNWELTLRGTLADLRASRSIAVDMESATVAANGFRYRIPSATLLCVSDKPLHGKPKLAAEALEFYKKTKSQHLAVAVAAIELAKQEFPCGFPNSDIRAMDEPLLGGPES, encoded by the coding sequence ATGCAAATTTTGCCCGGCTCGTCGCAATCCGATCTGGAGAGCCAGATCGAAGCGGCGTGCGCGTTGATGGAGCGGCACTACGCATCGGGTGTCTATTCGAAGATCACCGTCGTCCGCAGCTGGTCGAAGCACAACCCAACGATCTCTGGTTCGATCGCGCGGCCCTCGGCCTTTCGTTGGTATCTTCGCCGCGAACTGACCAAGCTGGCTGCGCGCGGGGCCCATCTGCATGTCGCACCGTCGCGGGCGAGAGTCGATTTAAATGCTCCCAAGCTGCTGCAATTGATCGACGAGAGCGACTTTGATCACACGCGGAAGAAGGTCTTCCTGTTTGGCCCCGAGCGGGCGGAACTGTCGATCCAACGGCTGGAACATTACACCGGCACTCAGGTCGAAGACTTTCAACGCTATGTGCTGTTGACCAATTATCAAATGCATATGAATGCATTTATCGAAGCCTATCCGGATTGCATCCGCCCTCAGCGGCCCGATGTGCAGATGCCGGCGCTGCATCAACGAACGCTCAACAACGATGGCTTTACGATCATTAACATCGGCGTCGGCCCCAGCAATGCCAAGAACCTGACCGATCACATCGCCGTGCTGCGTCCCGATGCGATGCTGATGGTTGGACATTGCGCGGGAGTGCGGAATCACCAAGAGATTGGCGATTTTGTGCTGGGGTCAGGATACATGCGGGCCGATCGCTTGCTTGATCAAACGCTGCCCACGTCGGTCCCGCTGACGCCGAATTTTGTCTTGAATCGCAACCTGGCCCGCGTTCTCGGCGAACGCCAGCTTCCCTACCGATTTGGCGTCGTCTACACGACGATCGATCGCAACTGGGAACTGACGTTGCGAGGGACGTTGGCCGATCTGCGGGCGAGCCGCAGCATCGCCGTTGACATGGAATCGGCGACCGTCGCCGCCAACGGCTTCCGATACCGCATCCCCTCGGCGACCCTGCTGTGCGTTTCCGATAAACCGCTGCACGGCAAACCCAAACTGGCCGCCGAAGCGCTCGAGTTCTACAAGAAGACCAAGAGTCAGCATCTGGCGGTTGCTGTCGCTGCGATCGAACTGGCCAAACAGGAATTCCCCTGTGGATTTCCGAACAGCGACATCCGGGCGATGGATGAACCGCTGCTGGGCGGCCCGGAATCGTAG
- a CDS encoding prenyltransferase/squalene oxidase repeat-containing protein, which yields MSAPLRPSFPAVGIPTSVVPPPRDRWRTEPSASAADAAVPSSVFRRLFDKIGDLRKFDWRKIDWRPENAPPWVISMVLHLSLLLALAFITLAARGVDRTVLTLRQGEWEPQAELAEFFIEPIEPLELPIEAVAEVQHEPEFDLRSLQVEQPTVESFTMVASSPMLDQLIAKTTPSADLTTPIRAAHPAMFAGRSGPLKAELLKKYGGTEVTENAVALGLAWLKRQQLDAGNWSMRGPYTTGSFSENETAATAMAMIAFMGAGSTHLSGPYEKELLRAVRWLVKQQDRNGFMAHRANAHEKMYAQAQAMIALCELYAMTKDSWLRPYAQASCDFADNSQSPAGGWRYQPRTDSDTSVTGWFLMGLKSGQTAGLEVNPDVLLRVGKFLDTVGGGYDEGYAYMQGERSSPTMTAVGLLCRQYLGWQRNHPAMSRGLITLEANYPIDPGQPDVYYWYYATQAMHHYGGPLWDDWNAKLRVAVPAMQDKQGPERGSWSPQRDAWGRLGGRLYTTCFALYNLEVYYRHMPLYASDQANVW from the coding sequence ATGTCAGCGCCACTGCGTCCTTCCTTCCCGGCCGTGGGAATTCCGACAAGCGTCGTTCCACCGCCGCGCGATCGCTGGCGGACTGAACCGAGCGCGTCGGCAGCCGACGCCGCGGTGCCGTCTTCGGTCTTCCGTCGGCTGTTCGATAAGATCGGCGACCTGCGGAAATTCGATTGGCGCAAGATCGATTGGCGACCGGAAAATGCGCCTCCTTGGGTGATCAGCATGGTGCTTCACTTGAGCTTGCTGTTGGCGTTGGCTTTTATCACGCTAGCCGCCCGTGGGGTCGATCGCACCGTGCTGACGTTGCGGCAAGGGGAATGGGAACCGCAAGCGGAGCTGGCTGAATTTTTCATCGAGCCGATCGAGCCGCTGGAATTGCCCATCGAAGCGGTCGCGGAGGTTCAACACGAACCCGAGTTCGATCTCCGCTCGCTGCAAGTTGAACAGCCGACTGTCGAGTCGTTCACGATGGTCGCGAGCTCCCCCATGTTGGACCAACTGATCGCGAAAACGACGCCGTCGGCCGATCTCACCACGCCGATCCGCGCGGCTCATCCCGCGATGTTTGCAGGACGCAGCGGACCGCTGAAAGCCGAACTGCTGAAGAAATACGGCGGCACCGAAGTGACCGAAAATGCCGTCGCACTCGGATTGGCGTGGCTCAAACGCCAGCAATTGGATGCCGGAAACTGGAGCATGCGCGGTCCTTATACGACGGGCAGTTTCAGCGAAAACGAAACCGCTGCGACAGCGATGGCGATGATCGCATTCATGGGAGCGGGGAGCACGCATCTGAGTGGCCCTTATGAAAAAGAACTCCTCCGCGCAGTCCGGTGGTTGGTCAAGCAACAGGACCGCAACGGATTCATGGCTCACCGCGCCAACGCGCACGAAAAGATGTACGCTCAGGCGCAAGCGATGATCGCCCTGTGCGAACTCTACGCGATGACCAAGGATTCCTGGCTGCGTCCGTACGCGCAAGCCTCGTGCGATTTCGCCGACAACTCGCAATCGCCCGCCGGCGGTTGGCGGTACCAACCGCGGACCGATTCGGATACCTCGGTGACCGGTTGGTTTTTGATGGGACTTAAAAGTGGCCAGACGGCGGGACTGGAGGTGAATCCAGACGTTTTGCTTCGCGTCGGCAAGTTCCTCGATACGGTCGGCGGTGGATACGACGAAGGGTATGCCTACATGCAGGGGGAACGATCGTCGCCAACGATGACCGCCGTCGGTCTACTCTGCCGACAATACCTCGGTTGGCAACGGAATCATCCGGCGATGTCGCGCGGCCTGATCACGCTGGAGGCGAATTATCCGATCGATCCGGGCCAACCCGATGTTTATTACTGGTATTACGCAACCCAAGCGATGCATCATTATGGCGGCCCGCTGTGGGACGATTGGAACGCAAAGCTGCGTGTCGCTGTGCCGGCGATGCAAGACAAGCAAGGGCCCGAACGTGGCAGCTGGTCTCCGCAACGCGATGCCTGGGGACGTCTGGGCGGCCGTCTCTACACCACCTGTTTTGCGTTATACAACCTCGAAGTCTATTACCGACACATGCCGCTGTACGCCTCCGACCAGGCGAATGTTTGGTAA
- a CDS encoding DUF3124 domain-containing protein, giving the protein MKEMSDKAAGKMVRQIKLIVFLTVVLPIVALAFFVEWRFSAIKDDLHFREPGVRDAARMDLDSLPWSPIQGQTLYIPAYSHIFQQGGQPRLLTVTLSVRNTDQANEIVITSVRYYDTAGKELRSMVEKPLRLGPLASTEFVIEQKDKSGGSGASFILEWKAGKPVTHPVVESVMIDTNNAQGISFVRPSSVLEETRPES; this is encoded by the coding sequence ATGAAGGAAATGAGTGACAAAGCGGCCGGCAAAATGGTCCGGCAAATCAAGCTGATCGTCTTCCTGACCGTCGTGCTACCGATCGTTGCGCTCGCGTTTTTTGTCGAGTGGCGTTTTTCAGCGATCAAAGACGATCTGCACTTCCGCGAACCAGGCGTACGCGATGCCGCTCGGATGGATCTGGATTCGCTACCTTGGTCGCCGATTCAGGGGCAAACCCTTTATATCCCCGCCTATTCCCACATTTTTCAACAGGGAGGCCAGCCCCGTTTGTTGACCGTCACGTTAAGCGTTCGGAACACCGATCAGGCCAACGAGATCGTGATTACGTCGGTGCGGTATTACGACACCGCAGGAAAGGAATTGCGATCGATGGTGGAAAAGCCGCTGCGGTTGGGTCCGTTGGCGTCGACGGAGTTTGTGATCGAACAGAAAGACAAATCGGGCGGAAGCGGAGCGAGTTTCATCTTGGAATGGAAAGCGGGCAAACCGGTCACGCATCCGGTGGTCGAGAGTGTGATGATCGACACCAACAACGCCCAAGGCATCTCGTTTGTTCGTCCCTCCAGCGTGTTGGAAGAGACGCGGCCGGAATCTTGA
- a CDS encoding c-type cytochrome — MPQRLPAGELGRVIELGRDIVRNTSTHPLSKPYVGNALNCTSCHLEDGQHPRAATFRGIATAYPAWSPREQRVVTLQDRALNCFMRSQNGTRPPVGSEVAVAVTAYITWLSTDLPIRQNPDKPLGPWHVPGLDGTDVQPSVSRGAALYAENCAACHADNGLGTDDGPPVWGDKSYNDGAGLSRVPKLASWLKVAMPPDDTHLSTAEAFDIAAFINSHDRPHFKLSEHLPAATMRGEYNGVSDEGNE; from the coding sequence GTGCCACAACGTTTACCCGCAGGCGAATTGGGACGCGTGATCGAACTGGGCCGCGACATCGTTCGCAACACAAGCACACATCCGTTGTCGAAGCCCTACGTGGGCAACGCACTGAATTGCACGTCGTGCCATTTGGAGGATGGACAACATCCACGGGCGGCTACCTTTCGGGGAATTGCCACTGCCTATCCGGCCTGGTCTCCGCGAGAGCAACGGGTCGTGACGCTGCAGGATCGGGCATTAAATTGTTTTATGCGGAGCCAAAATGGAACGCGGCCGCCGGTAGGCAGCGAGGTCGCCGTGGCGGTGACCGCTTATATCACGTGGCTGTCGACCGACCTACCAATCCGACAAAATCCAGACAAGCCGTTGGGCCCGTGGCATGTTCCCGGATTAGACGGGACGGATGTGCAACCGAGTGTTTCGCGCGGGGCCGCCTTGTATGCCGAAAATTGTGCTGCGTGTCATGCAGACAACGGGCTCGGGACCGATGACGGGCCTCCGGTTTGGGGCGATAAGTCGTACAATGATGGGGCGGGGTTGAGTCGCGTGCCCAAACTGGCGTCATGGTTAAAAGTCGCGATGCCACCAGATGACACTCATCTGTCGACCGCCGAAGCGTTTGACATCGCGGCGTTCATCAACAGCCATGACCGTCCCCACTTCAAATTGAGCGAACATCTGCCTGCCGCAACGATGCGAGGCGAGTACAACGGAGTTAGCGATGAAGGAAATGAGTGA
- a CDS encoding putative sensor domain DACNV-containing protein: MTSIASYPVDIAAALEKRWAAKELPADALPCSDAVIRLIDTMYQASLLREEGNGVRCRLIVGPPSDFVDQLSSGASQLHVLRFTEPRDFTPHQLRKLAAAAGYYRALLAVDFDVEGTLSIWGMVITGTDWVNRVEGERAGEFWLPVRPVIHCVGPGHLIVAAGYNRILESSGGKLLTDGFDPFRSSWLSHQFRLVRTSLIEELAQLEPDDSTTRMCDTFVKDIAQSIVRRVLHLVRTRGHGGMLVFLPNGLDTSPLIDRWFRFRVRFEGDDSTLRFRRLIVNLMQQGRRLGEARGIKEVTWEHYLQMRHGELAELDAALIEFGHFLADLMSADGSLVVDRSFRLIGFGAEILGDSHVTSIHRAFDLEAINAVPEPADSSGTRHRSAYRLVSGLRETIAVVVSQDGDVRFVAHHKDKLTYWPYLP; the protein is encoded by the coding sequence ATGACTTCGATTGCGTCTTATCCGGTTGATATCGCTGCGGCATTGGAGAAGCGCTGGGCGGCAAAGGAACTGCCAGCCGACGCGCTCCCCTGTTCCGATGCCGTGATACGGTTGATCGACACGATGTATCAGGCGAGTCTGTTGCGTGAAGAGGGGAACGGCGTTCGTTGTCGATTGATCGTCGGGCCGCCGAGTGATTTTGTCGATCAGCTTTCCAGCGGTGCCAGCCAGTTGCATGTGCTACGGTTCACCGAGCCTCGCGATTTTACGCCCCATCAATTGCGCAAGTTGGCCGCCGCTGCGGGGTATTACCGCGCGCTGCTTGCTGTCGATTTTGACGTCGAGGGGACGCTATCGATCTGGGGGATGGTGATCACGGGAACCGATTGGGTCAATCGTGTCGAAGGGGAGCGCGCGGGCGAATTCTGGCTCCCTGTACGCCCGGTGATTCATTGTGTGGGACCCGGTCATTTGATTGTCGCCGCCGGCTACAATCGGATCCTGGAATCGTCCGGCGGCAAACTGCTGACCGATGGCTTCGATCCGTTCCGATCCAGCTGGCTGTCACATCAATTCCGGCTCGTCCGCACCTCGTTGATCGAAGAACTGGCGCAGCTGGAGCCCGACGACTCGACAACCCGAATGTGCGATACGTTTGTCAAAGACATCGCGCAAAGCATCGTCCGCCGCGTGCTGCATTTGGTGCGCACCCGTGGCCACGGCGGGATGCTGGTCTTCCTGCCCAACGGTTTGGACACCAGCCCGTTGATCGATCGCTGGTTCCGCTTTCGCGTTCGTTTCGAAGGCGATGATTCGACGTTGCGATTCCGGCGTTTGATCGTCAACCTGATGCAACAGGGGCGGCGACTTGGTGAAGCCCGCGGAATCAAAGAGGTGACGTGGGAACACTACCTGCAAATGCGGCATGGCGAACTTGCCGAACTGGATGCGGCGTTGATCGAATTTGGGCACTTTCTGGCCGATTTGATGAGTGCCGATGGATCATTGGTCGTCGATCGCAGCTTCCGTTTGATCGGCTTTGGTGCTGAAATTCTTGGTGATTCGCATGTCACCAGCATTCATCGCGCGTTTGATCTCGAGGCGATCAACGCCGTTCCCGAACCCGCCGATTCGTCGGGCACGCGGCATCGATCGGCTTACCGTTTGGTCAGCGGGCTGCGCGAAACCATTGCGGTCGTCGTCTCGCAGGATGGCGACGTCCGCTTCGTCGCCCACCACAAAGATAAACTCACCTACTGGCCCTACCTGCCGTAA
- a CDS encoding glycerate kinase type-2 family protein has product MTTVSDSWKTSAGQAYQIWQAGVDAVLADRLVAETVCVDGQQLMFEDEPFDLAGIGRIAVVGGGKAAAAMAAGLEAALGEQLCQSKQLHGWVNIPDGTQRPLQSIHAHVARPAGVNEPTQAAAVGTAEILQIVADLEPNDLCIALISGGGSALLTAPRAGITLDEKIAVTRWLSGAGANIEQLNTVRKQLSDVKGGRLLSTCKAANLVTLVISDVLGDPLDTIASGPTVADSSTAADALAVLQQFDPQQELPASIYRVLSTASSAEPAGGECIPHLHVIGNNAAAVDAAGVRAEQLGYSHAMQSARQSEGQAEHVGVHLAKMALSMLRQPGPDCLISGGEPVVQLAPQSERGRGGRNQQLVLAALGWLIEHGDLTTDERSRLTILSGGTDGEDGPTDAAGAFFNAEVWSRAEDQQLDWQDFLRRNDAYTFFEACGGLILTGPTNTNVCDVRVVTIAK; this is encoded by the coding sequence ATGACGACAGTTTCGGATTCATGGAAAACTTCCGCCGGCCAGGCGTACCAGATTTGGCAAGCGGGTGTCGATGCAGTGCTCGCCGATCGGCTGGTCGCCGAAACCGTTTGCGTCGACGGGCAACAGCTGATGTTCGAAGACGAACCGTTCGACCTGGCCGGTATTGGACGGATTGCCGTCGTGGGAGGTGGCAAAGCGGCCGCGGCGATGGCGGCGGGATTGGAGGCGGCTCTGGGCGAGCAGCTTTGCCAAAGCAAGCAACTGCACGGCTGGGTCAACATCCCCGACGGCACGCAGCGACCGTTGCAATCGATCCACGCCCATGTCGCTCGACCAGCGGGAGTCAACGAGCCGACGCAGGCGGCCGCCGTAGGGACCGCCGAGATTTTGCAGATCGTCGCCGATTTGGAGCCGAACGATCTATGTATCGCGCTGATTTCCGGCGGCGGATCGGCGCTGTTGACCGCGCCGCGCGCCGGCATCACGCTCGATGAAAAGATTGCCGTCACGCGGTGGCTCAGCGGCGCCGGAGCCAACATCGAACAATTGAACACCGTCCGCAAACAACTCAGCGACGTCAAAGGCGGCCGCCTGCTGAGCACCTGCAAAGCGGCGAATCTTGTTACGTTGGTGATCAGCGATGTCTTAGGCGATCCATTGGATACGATCGCCTCGGGCCCCACCGTTGCCGATTCGTCGACCGCCGCCGACGCTTTGGCGGTGCTGCAACAATTTGATCCGCAGCAGGAATTGCCCGCATCGATCTACCGGGTGCTGTCGACAGCGTCATCCGCGGAGCCCGCTGGCGGAGAGTGCATTCCTCATCTACACGTGATCGGAAACAATGCGGCGGCCGTTGACGCGGCAGGCGTGCGGGCCGAACAGCTTGGATATTCACACGCGATGCAGTCGGCCAGACAAAGCGAAGGACAAGCTGAACATGTCGGAGTGCACTTGGCCAAAATGGCCCTTTCGATGTTGCGGCAGCCCGGTCCCGATTGTCTGATATCCGGCGGCGAACCTGTCGTCCAACTGGCTCCTCAATCCGAACGCGGCCGCGGCGGACGCAACCAACAATTGGTATTGGCTGCGCTCGGTTGGCTGATCGAACATGGGGATCTGACAACCGATGAACGCTCTCGGTTGACGATCCTCTCCGGCGGGACCGATGGCGAAGATGGTCCAACCGATGCCGCCGGCGCGTTTTTTAACGCCGAGGTCTGGAGTCGCGCCGAAGACCAACAACTCGACTGGCAAGACTTTTTGCGCCGCAACGACGCCTACACCTTCTTCGAGGCTTGCGGCGGGCTGATCCTCACCGGCCCAACCAACACCAACGTCTGCGACGTCCGCGTCGTCACGATCGCCAAGTAA
- a CDS encoding bifunctional SulP family inorganic anion transporter/carbonic anhydrase, with protein sequence MSASLVVFLVALPLCLGIALASGAPLFSGIVAGVVGGIVVGALSGSHTSVSGPAAGLTAVVAAQIANLGAFDALLLAVVIGGVIQIGLGIAKAGALSAFFPSSVIKGLLAAIGVILILKQLPHLLGHDNDPEGEMSFSQPDHENTFSEIATIFQGEIHYGAAVVGFASLALLVLWARLKVLKNSGIPAPLVVVLAGVAIQFMLSRFGEGWSIDTSHLVQIPIAKSLAEFGSFLTFPDFSQWTNPAVYVAGVTIAMVASLETLLNLEAADKLDPRRRNSPGSRELWAQGVGNMVAGFIGGIPVTSVVVRSSVNINAGATSKLSAILHGVLLLVCVGLFPVYLNMVPLAALAAILIYTGSKLASLKLFRDMWKQGRYQFAPFVITVVAIIFSDLLIGILIGLAVSVLFILNSNLRRPIRRVVEPHIDGDVVHVELANQVSFLNRAALDTMFNQAKPGSKMLLDASESDYIDPDVLSLIREFKEETGPTRGVSVRLRGFRDKYALPDETQFADFSTGAVQDRLTPKQVLDILAEGNKRFHTDRRISRGYGRPIDTTAGTQSPLAAVLNCIDSRVPAELVFDLGVCDIFSVRVAGNVIGTNSLGSLEYAVTVAGAKLILVMGHTRCGAVASSVNFLEASQDSEHDNGRPHLHAIVSEIQESVEGDECRGVATMPPEVMDDFVDRIAEKNVERTVREILTRSHAIRSAVDAGDLLVVGAMYDVKTGVVSFLTADTVSTSST encoded by the coding sequence TTGTCAGCATCTTTGGTCGTTTTTCTTGTCGCTTTGCCGTTGTGTCTCGGCATCGCCTTGGCCTCCGGAGCGCCGCTATTTTCTGGAATTGTCGCCGGTGTCGTTGGCGGAATTGTGGTTGGCGCCCTGAGCGGTTCGCATACCAGCGTGAGCGGTCCTGCGGCAGGCCTAACCGCCGTGGTCGCTGCGCAGATTGCAAACCTGGGAGCGTTTGATGCGTTGCTGCTTGCTGTCGTTATCGGCGGAGTGATTCAGATCGGGCTTGGCATCGCCAAAGCGGGAGCGTTATCGGCCTTTTTTCCGTCGAGTGTCATCAAGGGACTGTTGGCCGCGATTGGAGTGATCCTGATTCTCAAGCAGCTTCCTCACTTGCTCGGCCACGACAATGATCCCGAAGGTGAAATGTCGTTCTCGCAGCCAGACCACGAAAATACGTTTTCTGAGATCGCAACGATCTTCCAGGGCGAGATACACTACGGTGCGGCCGTCGTCGGGTTCGCATCACTTGCGTTGCTGGTGCTTTGGGCACGACTGAAAGTGCTCAAAAATTCAGGCATTCCAGCTCCGCTTGTGGTCGTGCTGGCCGGGGTGGCGATCCAGTTCATGTTGTCGCGGTTTGGCGAGGGATGGTCGATCGACACAAGTCACTTGGTGCAGATTCCGATTGCCAAAAGTCTCGCGGAGTTTGGCAGTTTCCTGACCTTCCCCGACTTTTCTCAGTGGACGAATCCAGCGGTCTACGTCGCCGGTGTGACGATTGCCATGGTCGCCTCATTGGAAACGCTGCTCAATCTCGAAGCAGCGGACAAACTGGACCCCCGTCGCCGCAATTCTCCCGGCAGCCGAGAGTTGTGGGCGCAAGGTGTAGGGAATATGGTTGCCGGATTCATCGGTGGAATCCCGGTGACCTCGGTTGTTGTCCGCAGTTCGGTCAACATCAACGCGGGGGCGACGTCCAAACTCTCTGCAATCCTTCACGGTGTTTTGTTGCTGGTTTGTGTGGGACTGTTTCCCGTCTACCTCAACATGGTTCCGTTGGCGGCGTTGGCAGCCATCTTGATCTACACCGGATCGAAATTGGCTAGCCTCAAGTTGTTCCGTGACATGTGGAAACAGGGACGATATCAGTTTGCCCCGTTCGTCATCACCGTTGTCGCAATCATCTTCAGCGATTTGCTGATTGGAATTCTGATTGGGTTGGCCGTCAGTGTCCTATTTATTCTGAACAGCAATTTGCGACGTCCGATTCGTCGCGTCGTGGAGCCGCACATCGACGGCGACGTGGTGCATGTCGAATTGGCGAATCAAGTGAGTTTTCTGAATCGTGCGGCACTGGACACGATGTTTAATCAAGCGAAGCCCGGGTCGAAGATGCTGCTGGACGCGTCGGAGTCCGACTACATCGATCCCGATGTTTTGAGTTTGATCCGAGAATTCAAAGAGGAAACAGGTCCGACCCGCGGCGTGAGTGTCCGATTGCGAGGTTTTCGAGACAAGTACGCTCTGCCGGATGAAACCCAATTTGCCGACTTTTCAACCGGAGCGGTCCAAGATCGCCTGACTCCGAAACAAGTGCTCGACATCCTTGCCGAAGGCAATAAACGGTTTCATACCGATCGTCGAATTTCGCGTGGCTACGGTCGGCCAATCGACACAACCGCCGGTACTCAAAGCCCGCTTGCCGCCGTGCTCAACTGTATCGATTCACGCGTTCCAGCCGAACTGGTCTTCGATCTTGGCGTCTGCGACATCTTCAGCGTGCGTGTGGCCGGCAATGTCATCGGCACCAATTCACTGGGCAGTCTCGAGTACGCGGTGACCGTAGCTGGTGCCAAACTGATTCTCGTCATGGGGCACACCCGCTGTGGCGCCGTCGCGTCGTCGGTGAACTTCTTGGAAGCGTCCCAAGACTCCGAACACGATAACGGCCGTCCGCATTTGCATGCGATCGTCTCTGAAATCCAAGAGTCGGTGGAAGGTGATGAATGTCGCGGCGTCGCGACGATGCCACCGGAAGTTATGGATGATTTTGTCGATCGGATTGCCGAGAAGAACGTCGAGCGTACGGTTCGCGAAATCTTGACTCGCAGCCACGCGATCCGCAGCGCAGTCGATGCCGGCGATCTACTCGTCGTCGGCGCGATGTACGATGTAAAAACGGGGGTCGTTTCCTTTTTGACCGCCGACACGGTCTCGACCAGCTCCACGTAG
- a CDS encoding DUF6798 domain-containing protein codes for MEPVISTTATDPPTGAHVAPRLSMTRQLWEVSLLMLLFFVHAGDPPPGINEAHYLTKAKNYWDPTWCAGDMFVTSGKAHVVFYLTIGWLTKFTSLSATAWIGRILGWAMIAWALQRLSWAIAPLRYASLLVGLVWIVGVEQADLAGEWVIGGIEAKVFAYGFVLLAMESMVRQRWWAVWPLLGAASAFHVLVGGWSVVAAMIALLATTREWTLAEVKRQAIPLVIGGAIAMFGVAPGMATMQGVDPADARQAASIYTYQRISHHLYPASFAPRRYIGHLLLIAVTVGLAWPLRRRESLRPVLWFTVGAVSIAAMGMLVAMLPAVAPDLAASLLRYYWFRLTDAIVPLTTGLCLAASLTATQVSRSAGLRVGFAATVCVLVFSSMFLVRQRAVMPDACRQSLISFDVNRPPEYQLRVYSDWRQVCDWVRDNTPPEAVFLSPRHQQTFKWFAQRAEVVNWKDVPQDAPSLIEWKRRMAEIFPRRLGGVRVTIRYDQLRQFREEYKTEYLIVDRRISPGNLPLVMIYPTGNEQNETYRVYRLPELDGS; via the coding sequence ATGGAGCCTGTCATCTCAACCACCGCCACCGATCCGCCGACCGGCGCGCACGTCGCACCACGTCTCTCGATGACGCGGCAGCTGTGGGAGGTGTCGTTGTTGATGTTGTTATTTTTTGTCCACGCCGGCGATCCGCCGCCGGGAATCAACGAAGCGCATTATCTGACCAAAGCGAAAAACTATTGGGATCCCACTTGGTGCGCCGGGGATATGTTTGTCACGTCGGGGAAAGCCCACGTCGTGTTCTATTTGACGATCGGTTGGCTGACCAAGTTCACTTCGTTGTCCGCCACGGCTTGGATCGGCCGCATCCTCGGTTGGGCGATGATCGCGTGGGCGCTTCAACGGCTCTCCTGGGCAATCGCTCCGCTGCGATACGCCAGCCTGTTGGTTGGCTTGGTTTGGATCGTGGGCGTCGAACAAGCGGACCTGGCGGGCGAGTGGGTGATCGGCGGGATCGAAGCCAAAGTCTTTGCGTATGGTTTTGTGCTGCTGGCGATGGAGTCGATGGTCCGTCAGCGATGGTGGGCGGTCTGGCCTTTGCTAGGTGCCGCTAGCGCGTTCCACGTCTTGGTGGGGGGCTGGTCGGTTGTCGCGGCGATGATCGCCTTGCTGGCAACAACGCGAGAGTGGACGCTTGCCGAAGTCAAACGTCAAGCGATTCCGTTGGTGATCGGCGGCGCGATTGCAATGTTCGGCGTGGCGCCGGGGATGGCGACGATGCAAGGAGTCGACCCGGCCGATGCCCGGCAGGCAGCTTCGATTTATACGTATCAACGGATCTCGCATCATCTCTATCCAGCCAGCTTTGCTCCGCGGCGCTACATCGGCCATCTGTTGCTGATCGCGGTCACGGTAGGATTGGCTTGGCCGTTGCGACGTCGCGAATCGCTGCGTCCGGTGCTATGGTTCACGGTCGGTGCGGTCTCGATCGCGGCGATGGGAATGTTGGTGGCAATGCTGCCCGCGGTCGCACCCGACTTGGCCGCCAGTTTGCTGCGGTATTATTGGTTTCGGCTAACCGATGCGATCGTGCCGCTGACCACGGGCTTGTGCTTGGCCGCTTCCTTGACAGCGACGCAGGTCTCGCGATCTGCCGGCTTACGCGTCGGCTTCGCCGCGACCGTTTGCGTGCTGGTGTTCAGCAGTATGTTTCTGGTTCGTCAGCGCGCGGTGATGCCCGATGCCTGCCGTCAGTCGTTGATCAGTTTTGATGTGAACCGGCCGCCAGAGTATCAATTGCGGGTCTATTCCGATTGGCGCCAAGTGTGTGATTGGGTCCGCGACAACACGCCGCCAGAGGCCGTTTTCCTAAGCCCTCGCCATCAGCAGACCTTCAAATGGTTTGCCCAACGGGCCGAAGTGGTGAACTGGAAGGATGTCCCTCAAGACGCGCCCAGCTTGATCGAATGGAAACGTCGAATGGCGGAGATCTTCCCGCGACGGTTGGGTGGGGTGCGGGTAACGATTCGCTACGACCAGCTGCGACAATTCCGCGAAGAATATAAGACGGAATATCTGATCGTCGATCGGCGGATCAGTCCGGGGAATCTGCCGCTGGTGATGATTTACCCAACGGGGAACGAACAGAACGAGACGTACCGCGTTTACAGATTACCAGAATTGGACGGTTCCTAG